TATAACAGGATGTACAGATCCTGCTGATAATGTGCCGGTGCAATCAGATAAGGAAGAATTGACGGAGAGTTCAAGTTCTTTTGAGAGTATTATTTCTGAAGCAGAGAATTGCACGACTATGGATGGCACCGAGTGTACATCAGAATACAATGGTGATGCTACATCAGAACTAGCATTTACTGGATTTGGTGACATATTTAGGATGACGTATGTATTACTTCTCCAAGATCTTTATTTACCGGATTGCCTTTTTTCTGTATAGTCTGCAGTTTGGTTTTCGATGCTTTGACTTTTTATGCTTCATATTTTGTGATGAGtaaaggtaatttttttttataaaggctCAGTGCCAAGCTGGTACTGGGGCATAGTACAAAAAGTTTTGCTGGATATGAATCCTTGAAAGCTGTAAGAATTCCAAGAACTCAAATAGTACcagtttcaaaaagaaaaaagaaaaattccAAAAACTCCAGCATCATCTCACTATCAGAAGAAAATCTGCATTACATCAACTCTTTTGAATTTTGCATACATAATTCGAACATTCTCTTCCTTCACTAAAGCATCTTCTGTTCCTCTCGAGCCAGATACTGCATATAATGCAAAGAGGAATGACCTTCCAGATCTTCTTTTCCTCCTTACTCATTCCTTACCTCTGCCAACAGCTCAGAAGTTGTTTAACATTTGCTTGCATGACCCAGTAGACCCCGTCAAGATTGAGAAACATGCATCAAATTAGCCATACAAAATTGCAATGGAGTAGCAAGTGATTCACAGTTTCTTCCTCATGAATTTTGATGCTTCATATGTGAATAAGCGTTATAATTGGTTGCTTAATTCATCCAAAAATGAAACTGATTGCAGAACTCGAGCTATCTTTCTGGACATTTTTCCAGTGGGGAAACTTCAAAAGTCAACATAGCATTTTTAGCTTTGCTAAATCCTGTATAAAAAGTTGCACATCTTTATTTTTTGTTGCATAATAtaaaataaacaacaacaacccagtgaaatcccacaacgtggggtctggggagggtagagtgtacgcagaccttactcctaccaacaTGGGGTATGAGTATTTCTCCTAGGATTCCTTAGCTGGCTGTTTAGACTTTAATGACCTTATTGGTGATAACATCGAGCTAATTGAGAAAATTGCCATCTTCTGGAATTGGGGTGGGTTTCTTGGTTGTCACTGATTGTTTGGGCATGTAATTTAGATTgagaaaaaaatataagaatattGTTTGACATGTGAATGATAAGGCAATAAAAAATAATTCCTGTCAAAGAGAGAAAGGTGGTAACTGCTGCACTGTCCTGTAACTCTAACAAAAGCTGGAGTTTGTAAAAGTTGCGTAGGCGAGAGAAATAAACTTCGGAAATCAATGATTGGATCAAGAGGAGTGGTTTGCTCATGGTTTAGTTGTTCAACAAAGGAGTTTTTCTTTTTTGGATAATGGTGGTGGTCGGGCCAGCTTGTGCGTGCCTCGACTAATTCACTTGGTATTTGCTACCATTCACGAGTATAGGTATCACTAACTCTGCCCCCAAGGTTTCAGCATATAGAAAGAATTCATATTGTGTTTCACTACTGAGATTTGAACCTGGTTCCTCGAGTCGTTATTTGGATGTTCAACCGCCAATCTACCCCCTCGGGTAGTTGTACAACCTAGTCTGACCATGAACTTGCTGTTGAGTAACTTGAGTTTCTTCTTCACCGACAGAACGCGCTAATCATTTAATCCTTGACTTATGTGAAGTTTGATGTGTCAGATTCAACACTGGCTGAGGGATAGTGTAATCCTTTGTGGTGTTTTTTCCCTTTCCAGAGTGAGATATTATCTATAAAAACCTTAACATTTTCCTTGTTATTGTACTTTAGGAGAAAAAAGGTGACCCCTCATTGGAGAGACTTTATACAACCTCTGAGGCAGCGATGCAAGTTGATTGAGTTGAAACTCCATATGTTTCAGTCTCAAACTCGGAAATATGAGAAACAATTGCGGGACAACAACCACCAGATGAAGCTTCAAATGGGAAGTGTTCGATTGGAAGATTTAGGTTCAAAGtcaattccattttcttgtaatAGTTTAAGAGATAAGATtgtgaagagaaagaagagaagaagaactGAAGACACATTGGATAGAGCAGCTTATATGTCTCATCAtcccttgttttctttttttggtaatatctAGCTTCGTTGCCCTTTAGCCTATTTTCACTTTTTCATTTGCAAATCATGAATTTATATTTCTGACTTGCAGAAAAAAGGTCAAGTGCCGATGGTTCTTTTCTGGACAATGAGTTGGACAAAATAGGTCTGACTGCATACTTTTCTTAATTTTGAGTTGCAATTGTTGTGGTTCTTTGTTGGTGGAAAGATAATTTGATAACATCAAAATGGTAGCAATGCTTCTGTTGCTCCTATTCAAGTCTTTTGTTAATGGCTATTGCACACACAATAGAGGCTATGTTGGGAAGCTGTATAGAATTGTGACTTCTTGTGCCAGGCACCTACTGTTTGGTTAAGAATTTATAATTATATCTTGCTCACAAGCTTCATCAATGTTGCATGGAGATGTTAACGATTGAAGTTCTCCATTCAGTTTGTACTTTTGCTTTTTGTGCTTCTGAGATTTGTTGGTGAAGTTGACCCCTAATTATTAATTTACTTGTgacctacaagtcctattttactTTCATTCTGCAGTTAGAATTAGTTAGTACTTCCATTGACTGGTACAAGATTGCTTGGTGTGAGAGGTTAGGTGGTGGCTCGAGACTAAGCATAGTGATCTAGTTAGGTTACAGAAGACTGGTTAGTTAAGGCAAAAGTTAAATTGGAATAATCTGATTAGTAGTAAGGGAGCAATAGCGACTAAGCTAAGATTCCTAAAATCAAGGAAAACAAAACACCAAGAGCTAAAGAAAGTGAAAAGAGTGAGTATGAGTTTTCGGAGCAGTGGCATACGCATGGTCGACTGCAGTTTAGGTGAAACATATGCATGCATGTGAAGAATGGGCTTGTTGGAGTAAAATTAGTGGCAATTATCAGGTTGGTGCTGAGAAAAGATCAACTTGGTTATAATACCCTCACCCAGGACATAAAAAGGCCTAGCCTTACGCTTTTGGTTCATGGAAGACTATACATTGGTTTGTACTCTAAATATCCAAGTCGCAGTAGATGACCACTTGCTTTCATAAATCTTTAGAGAATAGTACTTCTCTATCCCGATTTGTAGATCTACTGATTTGATTATTATGTACTCATCTTTAAATTTGTTAAGATATGAGAGAACAATTTTTAGATGTGAAACAGGTGTAAATATTCCAGATTAAATATTAATGATACATGATAAATAATAAAGATTGTGCTGATGGTGACAAGATCTAAGAATTAAATCATTTCACTTCTTAATTCTGTAGCCATCTGCTCTGACAAGATCAATGATGAGTTTGGGATTCAAGATGACTTGCACCAACAGACTGCTGATGGTGATACTTCCCTGGAGAAAATACTTCACAATATTGAGGTTCTTCAGTCACAAGTTATCCAGCTTAAAACTAGACTTGACAAGGTAACAAGTGAGAACGTTGGGTTGTTCTCAAGCACTGATGACTTGAAATCACTTCTACCATCTAATGCTTTGACCAGCTCTGCTCGAGGCTCTGAGTTTCTTCAGGAGAATCGGGTCAAAATACCAGTAGGATCGCATGATGTTGTATCGCAGCTGATATCTGAGTATAATATGGTTATGCCTGACAGTGCAGCTTCACGCCATGGAAAAGCAGTGAACGTCTCTGATGTGATTGAAAGCACAGGTCGTTCCTTACTTTTGGATACAAACACCAATGTGAGTACTTCAATATGACTCACTATTCTCATTGAATGTTTTTCTGTGTACTGTGTATGTGCCTATGATTCGTCATATGTCATTAACCCTgcatcacaatttttttttttttggtaagtaCATCACAAAACAATATATAAAACTTCATCAAAAAGGAATATCGTGGTTCTCAAAGTAGGGATGTGCttttatttgttttcttatagCTTTCATGTATGCTCCATTTCTCCACGTGATCTCTCTTTTTGCCGTCGTTAGTTCCTGCTTTAACTTGGTTAacccaacaacatacccagtgtaatccctcAAGTGGGGTCTGTGGAGGGTAGACCTTACGCCTACCTTTGTGGGGTTAACTTAGTTAACCCATTAATTTATAATAGTAATAGTTGGTTGGTTAAATCGTTCCTCCGATCATAAAAGCAGTCAAACTCTCAGTACTCATTGCCTTGGAAATTATTGGTGCTTGAAAGCGGATGTCTATTTTAACATGAATTGAGGAGAGATGAATTTTATCCAGTGTTGCAAGCTTGCAGAAAGCTTGTATTTTAGATCTTGAAAATTCTtcatatgatattatgatgacCTAAACCTTATTGCTATTCAATTGTTGATGTGTTGAATTCATGCAATCATCTTTCGCACGTGCAGCCTGAAGATGGCGTTCTAATCTACAATCAAAGAATGAAGGAAGAGATGAGTAATTTTGAGGAACTCAAGATTCATTCTGTGGAAAAGCCTCCGGTTTTAGAGCATGTCCAGAAGGTTACCATCCCAGCTAGTGTTCCAGAACCAGATCCAGATCTTCCCCTGGATGATCAACCGGCTCCAAAAATTCGCTCTATTTCCAAGATTACTTCTCCTAAGAGCAAGAAGAGGAAGGCTCGACGGAGAGCTGGTAAACGGAATTACTGATCTTCAGCTTAAGCTTTTGTGATTGCACAGTATATATCTGATTCAATGATCTAGTAgaagttgatttcaattccctaCTTCTCTTGGAGTTATTACCAACATGTAAATGCGACTCAAATCTGTTGGAACTCAACTACTCCTGCAAATGCACCAAATGACAACTATTCCTCAATCTCAATCCtgttaatagttttttttttccttctcgtTAAGATATGCATATGCTCAAGTTACAATCTTTTCAATTAAGTATGGCACTCAGGAAAAAAGCATGATTGAGTTTGATCCAGATTAATCAGTCCGCTTTCATACATTACCATCTCTACATGATTTGTTTCTTGTTCTATTATTAGAAATTTTAGCAGATATCGATATTACTCGAGAAAAACAGAATGTGAATTGGTGGTTGTAATTCTCGAGATGAGAAATAATTTAAAGATGACAAATGTCTTTTTCAACTCTTTTCTGAAATTTAATGATCAATGCTCTTTTAACTCCAAAGGTTAATATCtagtatgatttgaaatcatgaatcCTAACTTTGAGTTTTGCAATATTGTGCTCGATCACTTTgattttcttttctccttttattTATGGAACAAGGTCACAATTGGAGTAAAAGAATAAAATAACGATCAACACCTTACTATCGAGATTCTTATTAGGCTCTAAGTACAAAGAGTTTACTTTCCCATATAATGATTTGATGATAAATCACACAAATGCAAGGACGTGTTTGATGTTTCTATTGGCCTAGTTCTGCTAGTTGGCTTTTTAAGTGTGTTCATTACTTCATTTGTTAAAAAAGAAACCAGTTACTGAAACAGGAGGGAAAATGTAGATGTAATAtgtgatttttctttttttcctccaattttccccttGTGGTAGAAGTAATAATCTGTATATTTGTGTCAGAAAAAATCACTTAAAAGATGTATTTCCGTTACCGGGAATCGAACCCGGGTCTCCTGGTGAAAGCCAGATATCCTAACCGCTGGACGATAACGGAATTATTGTTAGCTAGTCTCTTACTTTAGTAAGtataatagtatatatatatgatattctATATAAACCAGAAAAAGTGGAGGCAATACATGAAGAGGAAAACCAGAAATGTGAATGCGGAATATGTTTGCAAAACACGTCTATGCGATGCGAATCTTCATTTAATTAGCTGTTATTTTGACTAAAACAATTGTTAAATGTGTGGATATGAGAAAGGGAAACTGCGTACTTAAAAACCACTTTAGCAAATAAAAAGACTTTAACTTTTGAGGAGGCAATGTAAATGCTTTGAAAGATTGTATGTGAATTCAATGGATCAATCATGTTAGTCAAAATTCACTCTATCAAAATGTTCAACTTTTTGTTAAGATACACATATTAGGCGTGCATATACTAGACACATACTTTACATTTTATCAACATTTATGAATCCTTGAGATAGCTCTTTTCTTATCCATAGTTTAGCATGAGCATAATCTGACCGTTTGATAACATGTAACACAACTCAAATACAGTTGAATTATATACAAAAGTAATACCCAAAATAGTATCATGTGACAACATAGAAAACATTTTAATTCATCGGTCTTTTTGTCCCCAATTATCATTGCAGCACACACTAGATCTGTGTCTCTCTATCCACTTACAATTTGAATGATAAAAGGATTTATAAAATTTCCTTAACAAGTCATGGGGCAAAAAGCTAATGATACGAGGATGTTGAAGTAGTAGTGGAATCAGAATGTTTACCAAGATAATTTAAATATAAAGAAgtcaatataaaaaaataaaaaaaaaaacaatatttatagtgtgtatatatatatacataaaaatcttTTAACCTTGTACCCACAGTTTAATTTTTGAGCGATAGGGTTCGGACAAACCCTTGCACGGCCTAGCTCCACCGTGATTGGGTAGGGGTGGGGGCAATTGAAACGGACAAAGGGTTGAATTGATGTGAGTTGACAATGGCGATTACCTAGTAAATGGGAGACAATGGCAGCCCCATATTGCACTTTCCTTTTTATTGCTGCAAAAGTCAACAACCAAATCATATAGTTACAGCTATCAGAATCATCATCATGGACAGTCAAAAGTCACTTTCCATTCATTTACAATCATCTATGCTTCACTTGAAATAAGAAGCAAGGGCAACTCTGTCCATAAAATACTAGAGTACTGTAGCAAAGAGTCAGCAGCTTCTCAAACTTTCCTAGTTGGTTTAACGTGGGAATGAGGTAAAGAAGAAAAAAGATCACTTTTTTACTTCTTAACTTTCCCTTTTACCTCCACTGAGTCGTACAACCACCATGCACGCTCATGCACccactttcttctttcttttcctaatTTCTTTCAATAAAAAGGACGCAAAAAGTCAGAGTCGAAGTAAGAGTGGATTCCATAGATTAAACTTGACTTGTTGCTTTCTATTCAAATTATGTGTATAAACGTTAATAATAaatacaaacaacaacatattcagtgtAATCCTACAAGTGGGTCTGgtgaggatagagtgtacgcagaccttactcctactttTGCAGGTAGGTAGAGACAGAGGCAGACCCAGGATTTTAAGACGGCGGGGGCACCATTATCTTAACATAAATGCCAATAAAAAATTTAATGATGGCTGTGGGATAATACTGTGTCGGACCGGCCATTAATACTGTAGCCGTGTcgaaaatacaaatatataggtcaaatatgtgtaataaataaaatttaacacaaTGAACCGAATGAAAGCGATAGCTCAATGGCTAACGTTGTGCAATATGTGGTGACAGTGCAGGTTCGAATCTGGGCGAGCTCATTTAATAtttattgttttcctaaaaatatgctcaaaaaaataattaagatcGAGTGACATTTGGGTTCGATCCGGGGTGACATGTAAGGGAAGTAGCAGTTGCACTCAACGTGCCTCAAAGACACTTTCGTTTGCTAGAgtgcacaattaaatatatactaatttctcaaggtatatacacatatatatgcataattttttccaatttctcaaggtatatacacatatatatgcataattTTTTCCGAAGGGTGGGAGTGCATGTGCACTCCCACCCTTCCATGTTGGTCCGCCTCTGGGTAGAGAGGTAATTTTTGATAGACACTCGGCTTTAAGTAAAGCAGAgttaataataaatatatatgtatatctataaatatttaattatgaACTCAGCTATTACTGTAATATTATTTGAGGTCGATGTAGAAATCCATATTAAACTTTCAATTCTTAATCCACCTCTACTATAGCTATATATATTGTGAAAAGTCATTCAATCACTTCTAAGAAAAACATCTGCAAGATGAATAAAGCCCTCTCATAAGAAACTTATGAATATGTTTGAATAGTGTACTCAATTCTCTTCTTTTTGTAGGGTTTCTTACGAATTGAACAGTGTAGAGACATTTTGGCATTCTGTCCACCTCCCTTGCCATGAGAATGAGGACTGAGGAGGGGG
The sequence above is a segment of the Lycium barbarum isolate Lr01 chromosome 6, ASM1917538v2, whole genome shotgun sequence genome. Coding sequences within it:
- the LOC132598721 gene encoding uncharacterized protein LOC132598721 gives rise to the protein MGPELENKQNTDIIFEGSAKKQKGGDSKELEASYVNCASNFQDYTSLVEQVKEVHGSEDNEIDITGCTDPADNVPVQSDKEELTESSSSFESIISEAENCTTMDGTECTSEYNGDATSELAFTGFGDIFRMTRKKVTPHWRDFIQPLRQRCKLIELKLHMFQSQTRKYEKQLRDNNHQMKLQMGSVRLEDLGSKSIPFSCNSLRDKIVKRKKRRRTEDTLDRAAYMSHHPLFSFFEKRSSADGSFLDNELDKIAICSDKINDEFGIQDDLHQQTADGDTSLEKILHNIEVLQSQVIQLKTRLDKVTSENVGLFSSTDDLKSLLPSNALTSSARGSEFLQENRVKIPVGSHDVVSQLISEYNMVMPDSAASRHGKAVNVSDVIESTGRSLLLDTNTNPEDGVLIYNQRMKEEMSNFEELKIHSVEKPPVLEHVQKVTIPASVPEPDPDLPLDDQPAPKIRSISKITSPKSKKRKARRRAGKRNY